A genomic stretch from Poecilia reticulata strain Guanapo linkage group LG20, Guppy_female_1.0+MT, whole genome shotgun sequence includes:
- the LOC103456533 gene encoding retinol dehydrogenase 12 isoform X1 codes for MNCRSACCNRWTSEERLDGKTVIITGANTGIGKETARDLARRGARIIMACRDVERAEEARSDILEDTGNENIIIRKLDLSDTKSIRAFAQIINREEKQVNILINNAGIMMCPYSKTVDGFEMQFGVNHLGHVLLTYLLLDLIKCSAPARIVVVASVAHTWTGLRLDDINSETSYDAMKAYGQSKLANVLFARSLAKQLQGTGVSVFSLHPGVVQSDLWRHQHQCIQVAVKIFRIFTKTTVEGAQTTIFCAVEQGLESQSGNYFSDCAPARCSRTAANDDLAQRLWEVSCNMLGITWQ; via the exons ATGAACTGCAg GAGTGCATGCTGTAACCGCTGGACCTCTGAGGAGAGGTTGGATGGGAAAACAGTGATCATCACCGGAGCCAACACCGGTATCGGCAAAGAAACAGCCAGGGATCTGGCAAGAAGAG gcgCCCGCATCATCATGGCGTGCAGAGACGTGGAGAGGGCCGAGGAGGCGCGGAGCGACATCTTGGAGGACACGGGCAATGAGAACATCATCATCAGGAAGCTGGATCTGTCCGACACAAAGTCCATCAGGGCTTTTGCTCAAATTATTAACAGAG AAGAGAAGCAAGTGAATATCTTGATAAACAATGCAGGCATCATGATGTGCCCTTACTCCAAGACTGTGGATGGCTTTGAAATGCAGTTTGGAGTTAATCATTTGG GTCATGTCCTCTTAACCTACCTGCTGCTTGACCTCATCAAATGTTCAGCTCCGGCCCGCATTGTCGTTGTGGCGTCGGTGGCCCACACTTGGACTGGCCTTCGACTTGATGACATCAACAGTGAAACGAGTTATGATGCTATGAAAGCTTACGGACAAAGCAAACTGGCTAACGTCCTGTTTGCACGCTCTCTTGCCAAACAGCTACAAG GAACTGGTGTAAGTGTCTTTTCTCTGCACCCTGGAGTGGTCCAGTCTGACCTGTGGCGACACCAGCACCAGTGCATACAAGTGGCAGTGAAGATCTTCCGGATTTTTACCAAGACAACAGTGGAGGGAGCACAGACCACCATCTTTTGTGCTGTGGAACAAGGCCTGGAGAGCCAGAGTGGAAACTATTTCAG TGACTGTGCGCCTGCACGCTGCTCAAGGACTGCTGCTAATGATGACTTGGCCCAGAGGCTGTGGGAGGTGAGCTGCAACATGCTTGGCATCACCTGGCAGTGA
- the LOC103456533 gene encoding retinol dehydrogenase 12 isoform X2: MACRDVERAEEARSDILEDTGNENIIIRKLDLSDTKSIRAFAQIINREEKQVNILINNAGIMMCPYSKTVDGFEMQFGVNHLGHVLLTYLLLDLIKCSAPARIVVVASVAHTWTGLRLDDINSETSYDAMKAYGQSKLANVLFARSLAKQLQGTGVSVFSLHPGVVQSDLWRHQHQCIQVAVKIFRIFTKTTVEGAQTTIFCAVEQGLESQSGNYFSDCAPARCSRTAANDDLAQRLWEVSCNMLGITWQ; the protein is encoded by the exons ATGGCGTGCAGAGACGTGGAGAGGGCCGAGGAGGCGCGGAGCGACATCTTGGAGGACACGGGCAATGAGAACATCATCATCAGGAAGCTGGATCTGTCCGACACAAAGTCCATCAGGGCTTTTGCTCAAATTATTAACAGAG AAGAGAAGCAAGTGAATATCTTGATAAACAATGCAGGCATCATGATGTGCCCTTACTCCAAGACTGTGGATGGCTTTGAAATGCAGTTTGGAGTTAATCATTTGG GTCATGTCCTCTTAACCTACCTGCTGCTTGACCTCATCAAATGTTCAGCTCCGGCCCGCATTGTCGTTGTGGCGTCGGTGGCCCACACTTGGACTGGCCTTCGACTTGATGACATCAACAGTGAAACGAGTTATGATGCTATGAAAGCTTACGGACAAAGCAAACTGGCTAACGTCCTGTTTGCACGCTCTCTTGCCAAACAGCTACAAG GAACTGGTGTAAGTGTCTTTTCTCTGCACCCTGGAGTGGTCCAGTCTGACCTGTGGCGACACCAGCACCAGTGCATACAAGTGGCAGTGAAGATCTTCCGGATTTTTACCAAGACAACAGTGGAGGGAGCACAGACCACCATCTTTTGTGCTGTGGAACAAGGCCTGGAGAGCCAGAGTGGAAACTATTTCAG TGACTGTGCGCCTGCACGCTGCTCAAGGACTGCTGCTAATGATGACTTGGCCCAGAGGCTGTGGGAGGTGAGCTGCAACATGCTTGGCATCACCTGGCAGTGA
- the LOC103456531 gene encoding retinol dehydrogenase 12 isoform X1, protein MQTIRSLFYPKLSSDVRLEGKTAIVTGANTGIGKETAKDLAARGARVILACRDTAKGEQAASDIMREVNGAKVAVRQLDLADTKSICLFAENIYNTEKTLDYLVNNAGVAICPYARTMDGYEMQFGVNHLGHFFLTFLLLDLLKHSAPSRVINVSSTVHAMGKIQFDDLNGDKDYHPVRAYAQSKLANVLFTRELAKRTEALGVMAFSVDPGIVNTEITRNIRRPLVDIAKIFSFLKRTPAEGASTSIYCIVTPENELLTGGFYKNCARADSCRAGEDDGTALKLWAVSCHLLGIRWR, encoded by the exons GCAAACACCGGAATAGGCAAAGAAACAGCTAAAGACCTAGCTGCTAGAG GTGCTAGAGTGATTTTGGCGTGCCGAGACACAGCGAAAGGAGAGCAGGCGGCATCTGACATCATGAGGGAAGTGAACGGAGCTAAAGTGGCTGTCAGGCAGCTAGACCTGGCTGACACCAAGTCCATATGCCTGTTTGCCGAGAATATCTACAACA ctGAGAAGACCCTGGACTACCTTGTCAACAATGCAGGTGTTGCTATCTGTCCTTATGCAAGGACGATGGATGGGTATGAGATGCAGTTTGGAGTCAATCACTTAG GTCATTTCTTCCTGACTTTCCTGCTGCTGGACCTGCTAAAGCACTCTGCCCCGTCCCGGGTCATCAACGTGTCGTCCACAGTTCACGCCATGGGCAAGATccagtttgatgatctgaatGGGGATAAAGATTACCATCCCGTCAGGGCCTATGCTCAGAGCAAGCTAGCTAATGTGCTGTTTACCAGGGAGCTTGCCAAAAGGACTGAGG CTCTTGGTGTGATGGCTTTCTCTGTGGACCCTGGCATAGTAAACACCGAAATTACAAGGAACATCAGGCGCCCTCTTGTGGACATAGCTAAGATCTTCAGTTTCTTGAAACGAACCCCAGCAGAG GGAGCGTCCACCTCTATCTACTGCATCGTTACTCCAGAGAATGAGCTGCTCACCGGTGGATTCTACAA GAACTGTGCCAGAGCAGACAGCTGCAGGGCAGGTGAAGATGATGGCACAGCTCTGAAGCTGTGGGCCGTGAGCTGCCACCTTCTGGGCATCCGCTGGAGATAA
- the LOC103456531 gene encoding retinol dehydrogenase 12 isoform X2, with amino-acid sequence MQTIRSLFYPKLSSDVRLEGKTAIVTGANTGIGKETAKDLAARGARVILACRDTAKGEQAASDIMREVNGAKVAVRQLDLADTKSICLFAENIYNTEKTLDYLVNNAGVAICPYARTMDGYEMQFGVNHLGHFFLTFLLLDLLKHSAPSRVINVSSTVHAMGKIQFDDLNGDKDYHPVRAYAQSKLANVLFTRELAKRTEALGVMAFSVDPGIVNTEITRNIRRPLVDIAKIFSFLKRTPAEGASTSIYCIVTPENELLTGGFYKNCARADSCRAGEDDGTALKLWXVSCHLLGIRWR; translated from the exons GCAAACACCGGAATAGGCAAAGAAACAGCTAAAGACCTAGCTGCTAGAG GTGCTAGAGTGATTTTGGCGTGCCGAGACACAGCGAAAGGAGAGCAGGCGGCATCTGACATCATGAGGGAAGTGAACGGAGCTAAAGTGGCTGTCAGGCAGCTAGACCTGGCTGACACCAAGTCCATATGCCTGTTTGCCGAGAATATCTACAACA ctGAGAAGACCCTGGACTACCTTGTCAACAATGCAGGTGTTGCTATCTGTCCTTATGCAAGGACGATGGATGGGTATGAGATGCAGTTTGGAGTCAATCACTTAG GTCATTTCTTCCTGACTTTCCTGCTGCTGGACCTGCTAAAGCACTCTGCCCCGTCCCGGGTCATCAACGTGTCGTCCACAGTTCACGCCATGGGCAAGATccagtttgatgatctgaatGGGGATAAAGATTACCATCCCGTCAGGGCCTATGCTCAGAGCAAGCTAGCTAATGTGCTGTTTACCAGGGAGCTTGCCAAAAGGACTGAGG CTCTTGGTGTGATGGCTTTCTCTGTGGACCCTGGCATAGTAAACACCGAAATTACAAGGAACATCAGGCGCCCTCTTGTGGACATAGCTAAGATCTTCAGTTTCTTGAAACGAACCCCAGCAGAGGGAGCGTCCACCTCTATCTACTGCATCGTTACTCCAGAGAATGAGCTGCTCACCGGTGGATTCTACAA GAACTGTGCCAGAGCAGACAGCTGCAGGGCAGGTGAAGATGATGGCACAGCTCTGAAGCTGTGGGYCGTGAGCTGCCACCTTCTGGGCATCCGCTGGAGATAA